From a single Arachis hypogaea cultivar Tifrunner chromosome 3, arahy.Tifrunner.gnm2.J5K5, whole genome shotgun sequence genomic region:
- the LOC112734858 gene encoding arabinogalactan O-methyltransferase 1 yields MQGNERTKSRYYNLLPENRCFVWLLTGLAIIAASLFTATTLLQTSDTTFLCPLTTKTRFASAQQSTAATTTPLQLRAILHYATSHVVPQQSLSEITITFDVFKSLQHRPLNFLVFGLGHDSLMWASLNPTGTTLFLEEDPKWFHTVLAAAPDLHAHTVRYRTQLQEADELLQHYRKEEACWPARATLKGNDKCRLALHDLPEEVYEREWDLVMIDAPKGYFAEAPGRMAAIFSAAVMARGRKGSGVTHVFLHDVNRRVEKLYAEEFLCKKNLVKGVGRLWHFQIPAVANTTAVVPDHDDAHRFC; encoded by the coding sequence ATGCAGGGGAACGAGAGAACAAAGAGTCGCTACTACAACCTCCTCCCAGAAAACCGATGCTTCGTCTGGCTACTCACCGGACTTGCCATCATCGCCGCCTCCCTCTTCACAGCCACCACACTTCTCCAAACCTCTGACACCACCTTCCTCTGCCCGCTCACAACTAAAACCCGCTTCGCCTCCGCCCAGCAGTCCACCGCAGCCACCACAACGCCGCTCCAGCTCCGAGCAATACTCCACTACGCCACCTCCCACGTGGTGCCTCAGCAGTCCCTCTCCGAGATCACCATAACCTTCGACGTCTTCAAATCCCTGCAGCACAGACCCCTCAACTTCCTCGTCTTCGGCCTCGGCCACGACTCTCTCATGTGGGCCAGCCTCAACCCCACCGGCACCACCCTCTTCTTGGAAGAGGACCCTAAGTGGTTCCACACCGTTCTCGCCGCCGCCCCTGACCTCCACGCCCACACCGTCCGCTACCGGACACAGCTCCAGGAGGCTGATGAGCTTCTCCAGCACTACAGGAAGGAGGAGGCGTGCTGGCCGGCGCGTGCCACTCTGAAAGGGAACGACAAGTGCAGGCTTGCACTTCACGATCTGCCGGAGGAGGTGTACGAGAGGGAGTGGGATCTGGTGATGATTGACGCGCCGAAAGGGTACTTTGCAGAGGCGCCGGGGAGGATGGCGGCGATATTCTCGGCGGCAGTGATGGCCAGGGGGAGAAAAGGATCCGGTGTGACGCACGTGTTCCTACACGATGTGAATCGGAGGGTAGAGAAGCTGTATGCGGAAGAGTTCCTGTGTAAGAAGAATCTTGTGAAAGGTGTTGGCAGGCTATGGCATTTCCAGATTCCGGCCGTGGCTAACACCACCGCTGTCGTTCCCGATCACGATGATGCTCATCGTTTTTGTTAA
- the LOC112734859 gene encoding non-specific lipid transfer protein GPI-anchored 1 has protein sequence MRRSGSRLYLLVLLVLVAVEVEVEVEGTDALAGKCSTVVQQVIPCLNFATGQAQVPSKECCDASSKIKDSAPECLCYVIQQTHKGSPEVKSMGIQEARLIQLPSACKLKNASISNCPKLLGLSPGSADAQIFTNISSSSNSSTASPSTSSSSSSATPTSQNDSHGTMLRPPLMADITALMALPMLLLVLPTATVTLYS, from the exons ATGAGAAGAAGTGGAAGCCGGTTGTACTTATTAGTGTTGTTGGTGTTGGTGGCGGTGGAAGTGGAAGTGGAAGTGGAAGGAACGGATGCTTTGGCGGGGAAGTGCAGCACGGTGGTGCAGCAGGTGATACCGTGCCTGAACTTCGCGACGGGGCAGGCTCAGGTACCGTCGAAGGAGTGCTGTGACGCTTCGTCGAAGATCAAGGACAGCGCACCGGAGTGCCTCTGCTACGTGATCCAGCAAACCCACAAGGGCAGCCCTGAGGTGAAGAGTATGGGTATTCAAGAGGCTAGGCTCATCCAGCTCCCTTCTGCTTGCAAATTGAAGAATGCTAGCATCTCCAACTGTCCCA AGCTTCTAGGTCTATCTCCAGGCTCAGCAGACGCACAAATCTTCACCAACATCTCTTCATCGAGTAATAGTAGTACGGCTTCACCCTCAACCTCGTCCTCATCCTCATCAGCAACACCCACATCGCAGAACGATTCTCATGGAACCATGCTTAGACCTCCTCTCATGGCAGACATAACTGCGCTCATGGCCTTGCCCATGCTTCTCCTTGTGCTTCCCACTGCAACTGTCACCCTTTACTCGTAA